A region of Nakaseomyces glabratus chromosome E, complete sequence DNA encodes the following proteins:
- a CDS encoding uncharacterized protein (CAGL0E05456g~Ortholog(s) have role in ascospore formation, positive regulation of transcription from RNA polymerase II promoter), producing the protein MVLSPRPEQAQLHVALKTPLISWSAHSMIDEEMDSIPSPPQSPRWGSYRGYAAPVPVSGTKPRSAILVAPLVCKDTDIVVETTLGFLSQYRHFNNTRSTPVHSEPNVRATRSNNTATHPVSKPSEQRTSRRRVPRKNYKLQLEDELDSFVAKSTKQKVRKSVTPVRSHARSNNHSTLPSSPIASANALNGASQYEANMSWAKLVDYSPPLSTLPPNNNKSLRIEWKGSPMDLSNDPLKDKLHPAELVLAEILRLPCDLYLDSKRRFFLEKVHKLKKGLPFRRTDAQKACRIDVNKASRLYAAFEKVHWLDDSNFEKFL; encoded by the coding sequence ATGGTTTTGTCACCTAGACCAGAACAAGCTCAATTGCACGTTGCTCTTAAGACGCCATTGATATCGTGGAGTGCACACTCCATGATTGACGAGGAGATGGACTCAATTCCATCTCCTCCACAGTCGCCTAGATGGGGTAGCTATCGAGGTTATGCCGCACCAGTCCCAGTATCCGGAACTAAACCTCGCAGTGCTATCTTAGTTGCTCCATTGGTTTGTAAGGACACAGACATCGTGGTCGAAACTACATTGGGGTTCCTGTCGCAGTACAGACACTTCAATAATACCCGTTCTACCCCTGTACACAGTGAGCCAAACGTGAGGGCTACTCGTTCTAACAATACCGCAACTCACCCTGTAAGCAAACCTTCTGAACAAAGGACTTCTCGCAGAAGAGTGCCACgtaaaaattataaactTCAATTGGAAGATGAACTAGACTCATTTGTTGCTAAGAGCACTAAACAGAAAGTCAGGAAATCAGTGACACCTGTTCGTTCACACGCCCGTTCCAACAATCACTCAACTCTACCTTCTTCTCCAATTGCATCTGCAAATGCGCTAAATGGTGCTTCACAATATGAAGCTAACATGTCTTGGGCAAAATTAGTTGATTACtcaccaccactatctACACTACCAccaaataacaataaaagCTTGAGAATTGAATGGAAGGGCTCTCCAATGGATTTGTCAAACGATCCATTGAAAGATAAACTCCATCCAGCAGAGCTTGTTCTAGCTGAGATTTTAAGACTCCCCTGTGATCTGTATCTGGACTCTAAGAGAAGATTCTTTCTGGAAAAAGTACataaattgaagaaaggACTTCCTTTTAGAAGAACGGACGCTCAAAAGGCTTGTAGAATAGATGTCAATAAGGCTTCAAGATTATATGCTGCTTTTGAGAAAGTACATTGGCTTGATGATTCTAATTTTGAGAAGTTCTTGTAA
- the ALA1 gene encoding alanine--tRNA ligase (CAGL0E05390g~Ortholog(s) have alanine-tRNA ligase activity, role in alanyl-tRNA aminoacylation and cytosol, mitochondrion localization), whose amino-acid sequence MTIGDKQKWTAHNVRKTFMDYFEEKNHKYVKSSPVVPFDDPTLLFTNAGMNQYKPIFLGTVDPSSDFYTLKRAYNSQKCIRAGGKHNDLEDVGKDSYHHTFFEMLGNWSFGDYFKKEAIDYAWKLLTEVYGIPADRLYVTYFEGDAKQGLEPDTEALDLWKKVGVPEDHILPGNAKDNFWEMGDQGPCGPCSEIHYDRIGGRNAASLVNQDDPDVLEVWNLVFMQFNREQDGSLKSLPAKHIDTGMGFERLVSVLQDVRSNYDTDVFMPLFARIQEITGARPYAGKFGDEDKDNIDTTYRVLADHVRTLVFALADGGVPNNEGRGYVLRRILRRGARFARKYMNYPIGNFFSSLAPTLIDQVKHIFPEVAKDPSFLFEILDEEESSFSKTLDRGERIFEKYAAAASQTESKTLDGKQVWRLYDTYGFPVDLTELMAEEQNLKIDGPGFEKAKQESYEASKRGGQKGGDDLIKLNVHSIAELNSENVPKTDDSFKYGNENVEGKILKLHDGEKFVTEISEPGKKYGIILDKTCFYAEQGGQEYDTGKIVIDDKAEFSVENVQLYNGFVFHTGTLSEGKLSVDDVIIASYDELRRFPIKNNHTGTHILNYALKETLGNDIDQKGSLVAPEKLRFDFSHKKALTIEEVTKVENICNEQIKNNYNVYYKDVPLDLAKSIYSVRAVFGETYPDPVRVVSVGKPVDDLLANPSNEEWGKYSIEFCGGTHVKTTGDIKYFVILEESGIAKGIRRIVAVTGTEAFEAQRVADQFAADLEAADKLPFSPLKEKKLKELGVKLGQLSISVISKNDLKTKFTKIEKVVKDEVKSRAKKEAKLVLDEVKGHFTENPESQFFVKFIDVPANAKAITEAVNYMKTSAKDKSMYLITGNDPEGRVAHGCFISDVALEKGIAGQELAGKVSGIIGGKAGGKGNVFQGVGDKPAAINDAINEITTAFKEKLSI is encoded by the coding sequence ATGACTATTGGAGACAAGCAGAAATGGACTGCTCATAACGTCAGAAAGACGTTCATGGACTACTTCGAGGAGAAAAACCACAAGTATGTGAAGTCCTCCCCAGTGGTTCCCTTTGATGACCCAACCTTGCTGTTCACCAACGCGGGTATGAACCAATACAAACCTATCTTTTTGGGTACCGTCGATCCTTCTTCAGACTTCTACACTTTGAAGCGTGCTTACAACTCACAAAAGTGTATCAGAGCTGGTGGTAAGCACAACGACTTGGAGGATGTCGGTAAGGACTCCTACCACCACACTTTCTTTGAAATGTTGGGTAACTGGTCCTTCGGTGACTACTTCAAGAAGGAGGCTATCGACTACGCTTGGAAACTATTGACTGAGGTCTACGGAATCCCAGCTGACAGATTGTACGTAACTTACTTTGAAGGTGACGCCAAGCAAGGTCTAGAACCAGACACTGAGGCCTTGGACCTATGGAAGAAAGTAGGTGTTCCAGAAGACCACATTTTGCCAGGTAACGCCAAGGATAACTTCTGGGAAATGGGTGACCAAGGTCCATGTGGTCCTTGTTCCGAGATCCACTACGACAGAATTGGTGGTAGAAACGCCGCCTCTTTGGTCAACCAAGATGACCCTGATGTCCTAGAAGTTTGGAACTTGGTCTTCATGCAATTCAACAGAGAACAAGACGGCTCTTTGAAATCACTACCAGCAAAGCATATCGATACCGGTATGGGTTTCGAAAGATTGGTGTCTGTTTTACAAGATGTCAGATCCAACTACGACACCGACGTTTTCATGCCACTTTTCGCTAGAATTCAAGAGATTACCGGTGCTAGACCATATGCTGGTAAGTTTGGTGACGAAGACAAGGACAACATCGATACCACTTACAGAGTCCTAGCTGACCACGTCCGTACTTTGGTTTTCGCTTTGGCTGATGGTGGTGTTCCAAACAATGAAGGTAGAGGTTACGTCCTGAGACGTATTCTAAGAAGAGGTGCTCGTTTTGCTCGTAAGTACATGAACTACCCAATTGGTAACTTTTTCTCCAGCTTGGCTCCAACTCTTATCGACCAAGTGAAGCACATCTTCCCAGAAGTTGCCAAGGACCCATCTTTCCTATTCGAAATTTTGGATGAGGAAGAAAGTTCATTCTCTAAGACCCTAGACCGTGGTGAAAGAATATTCGAAAAGTATGCTGCTGCCGCATCTCAAACTGAATCTAAAACTCTAGACGGTAAGCAGGTTTGGAGACTATATGACACATACGGTTTCCCAGTTGATTTGACCGAATTGATGGCTGAAGAACAAAACCTAAAGATCGATGGTCCGGGCTTCGAGAAGGCCAAACAAGAATCATACGAAGCTTCTAAAAGAGGTGGTCAAAAGGGTGGCGATGACctaataaaattgaatgtTCACTCTATTGCCGAACTAAATAGCGAAAACGTTCCAAAGACTGATGACAGCTTTAAGTATGGTAATGAGAATGTGGAAGGTAAAATCTTGAAACTTCATGATGGTGAAAAGTTCGTTACTGAAATCTCAGAGCCAGGTAAGAAATATGGTATCATTTTGGACAAGACTTGTTTCTACGCCGAACAAGGTGGCCAAGAATACGATACTGGTAAGATTGTGATTGATGATAAGGCTGAATTCTCAGTTGAAAATGTCCAACTATACAATGGTTTTGTTTTCCACACTGGTACATTAAGTGAAGGTAAACTTTCTGTCGATGACGTTATCATTGCATCCTATGATGAATTACGCCGTTTCCCAATCAAAAACAACCATACTGGTACTCACATCTTAAACTACGCTTTAAAGGAAACTCTTGGCAACGATATCGATCAAAAGGGTTCGTTAGTTGCCCCAGAGAAACTGAGATTCGATTTCTCTCATAAGAAGGCTTTGACCATTGAAGAAGTTACTAAGGTTGAAAACATCTGTAATGagcaaataaaaaacaattataaCGTTTACTACAAAGACGTTCCATTAGACTTGGCTAAATCCATCTACTCTGTCCGTGCTGTATTCGGTGAAACTTATCCAGATCCAGTCCGTGTGGTTTCTGTTGGTAAGCCTGTCGATGATCTTCTTGCCAACCCATCGAACGAAGAATGGGGTAAATACTCCATCGAATTCTGTGGTGGTACCCACGTTAAGACCACTGGTGACATCAAGTACTTTGTTATCCTCGAAGAGAGCGGTATTGCCAAGGGTATTAGAAGAATTGTTGCTGTTACTGGTACTGAAGCATTTGAAGCTCAAAGAGTTGCTGATCAGTTCGCCGCTGACCTAGAAGCTGCTGACAAACTTCCATTTTCTccattgaaagaaaagaaattgaaagagcTTGGAGTTAAATTAGGTCAACTTTCTATTTCTGTTATCAGCAAGAACGATTTGAAGACTAAGTTCACCAAAATCGAAAAGGTAGTAAAAGATGAAGTTAAGAGCAGAGCCAAGAAGGAAGCTAAATTAGTATTGGATGAAGTCAAGGGTCATTTTACTGAAAACCCTGAATCCCAATTCTTTGTTAAGTTCATTGATGTTCCTGCCAATGCTAAGGCTATTACGGAAGCTGTTAATTACATGAAGACTTCCGCCAAGGACAAATCTATGTACCTGATTACTGGTAATGACCCAGAAGGAAGAGTTGCTCATGGATGTTTCATTTCTGATGTTGCTTTAGAAAAGGGTATTGCTGGTCAAGAACTAGCTGGAAAGGTTTCAGGTATCATTGGCGGTAAAGCTGGTGGTAAGGGTAATGTTTTTCAAGGTGTTGGTGACAAGCCAGCTGCTATTAATGATGcaattaatgaaattacTACCGCTTTTAAGGAAAAATTGAGCATTTAG
- the TEA1 gene encoding Tea1p (CAGL0E05434g~Ortholog(s) have sequence-specific DNA binding activity), protein MEESRVHSDIKTSSSYEHSLFDINVVPVNPVPGRKRKVNDGHDDKSANGSEQTSGNPSRESSANVTSRPTKKRLACSNCRRRRKKCDLQYPCFTCDKLGLECNINEEDLRKKRYTNTYVKSLEDHIAHLEKCMRSLVEVYAPGRRDDILNAMKMGDLIPDISQVVRNTSPVPVKIEQQHKMSQTPTVGIFRDASSSVIAPSSEIKRPSSATPSTTSNGDKPSKTFVKGSIYSDSVNSKGKSNSQPNSSVSVASLLSNNSSPITNVESKERISDLKTTVIVRNKVYDGVEADTLPANPNIIKALSNFYKWLYPGHFVFVHRESFLYGFFVHANDNYKNSQYCSEELIYAMSAIGSRLSPEIMHLSESYYEKSKKALLDIVFDEKSVPRITTVQALFCLAFYELGKGNMQMAWYFSGLAIRVGYAMGFQLDPKVWHVDDDTDEKLTQSELEIRSRIYWGCYIADHFICLMLGRNSTLSVSNSTIPESDELPEIEGTEEFKFVGRHVLQVSLPLKNLIVLSRIVQVFTSKIFIESETLEEKLEFLKKFNTQVDYWKHSLPEFLQWTNDTLKDEDITTDPTISYFWYYYYIVQMTFIKPFIEQSEESCQLIESLLDQLEILLGNFEKKMGSFKKATLFQVYACLLASSSLKSILAVQTSSDEKKRFQLGKSVVQFKQQKKFFDDILQNHLSKVYELALATHEDQDIDQFSFETGPTLYPLNQVNNDVNYAHDFSLSNEIDDLIRDFFSIEQIDTMEPQLGVPSTRRATVIPSKTQVPEPEMVPSQGHHTESPQPRKLQLDQDQNGPPKRYLGSLFMHTKR, encoded by the coding sequence ATGGAAGAATCCCGTGTGCATTCGGATATCAAAACTAGTTCAAGCTATGAGCATTCTTTATTCGATATAAATGTGGTTCCTGTTAATCCTGTGCCCGGCAGAAAGCGAAAAGTGAATGATGGCCATGACGATAAATCGGCTAATGGTAGTGAACAAACCAGTGGAAACCCAAGTAGAGAAAGCAGTGCTAATGTGACATCAAGACctacaaagaaaagactGGCATGTTCAAACTGCAGGAGGCGGAGGAAGAAGTGTGATCTCCAATACCCTTGCTTCACCTGTGATAAGTTAGGACTTGAGTGTAATATTAACGAAGAGGATCTGAGGAAAAAGAGGTACACGAACACATATGTTAAATCACTAGAGGATCATATTGCACATTTGGAGAAGTGTATGAGATCACTTGTAGAGGTATATGCTCCTGGCCGCAGGGATGATATATTGAATGCTATGAAAATGGGAGACTTAATCCCGGATATATCACAGGTGGTTAGAAACACTTCTCCAGTTCCAGTTAAAATAGAGCAACAACATAAGATGTCACAAACACCAACAGTTGGTATATTTCGTGATGCATCGAGTTCGGTGATAGCACCATCAAGTGAAATCAAGAGACCCTCTTCTGCAACTCCAAGCACAACTTCGAATGGTGACAAGCCTAGCAAGACGTTTGTGAAAGGCAGCATTTATTCTGACAGTGTTAATAGTAAAGGAAAATCTAACTCTCAACCTAATTCATCAGTGTCTGTGGCGTCCCTACTTTCCAATAATTCATCTCCAATAACTAATGTTGAGAGTAAGGAGCGTATATCAGATCTCAAAACTACCGTAATTGTACGCAACAAGGTATATGACGGTGTTGAGGCCGATACACTACCTGCTAATCCAAACATAATTAAGGCGTTGTCGAATTTTTACAAATGGTTATATCCAGgtcattttgtttttgtacATAGAGAAAGTTTCCTCTATGGATTCTTTGTTCATGCAAATGataattacaaaaattCGCAATATTGTTCTGAAGAGTTGATATACGCTATGAGTGCAATTGGATCGCGATTATCTCCTGAAATAATGCACCTTTCAGAGTCATACTATGAGAAGAGTAAGAAAGCTCTGcttgatattgtttttgatgAAAAGAGTGTACCAAGAATAACTACTGTGCAAGCTCTCTTTTGTCTTGCATTTTACGAGCTGGGGAAGGGTAACATGCAGATGGCGTGGTACTTCTCAGGTTTAGCTATTCGTGTGGGTTACGCGATGGGATTCCAATTGGATCCAAAAGTATGGCATGTTGATGACGACACAGATGAAAAGTTGACACAAAGTGAACTTGAGATCCGCTCTAGAATATACTGGGGCTGTTACATTGCAGATCATTTTATCTGCTTAATGTTGGGTCGCAATTCGACATTGAGTGTCAGTAATTCTACAATACCAGAGTCAGATGAATTGCCTGAAATAGAGGGAACTGAAGAGTTTAAATTTGTGGGTAGGCATGTTCTGCAAGTATCACTACCATTGAAGAATCTGATAGTTTTATCACGTATTGTTCAGGTGTTTACATCAAAGATCTTTATTGAATCTGAAACTCTCgaagaaaaacttgaatTCCTGAAAAAGTTCAACACACAAGTTGATTATTGGAAGCACTCGTTACCAGAGTTTTTGCAATGGACTAATGACACGTTaaaagatgaagatataaCAACAGATCCAACAATATCATACTTttggtattattattatattgtcCAGATGACGTTCATTAAACCGTTCATTGAGCAAAGTGAAGAATCTTGTCAGCTAATAGAGAGCTTGTTGGATCAATTAGAAATCTTGCTAGGCAATTTTGAGAAGAAAATGGGTAGTTTCAAGAAGGCTACTTTGTTTCAAGTCTATGCTTGTCTTCTTGCCTCTAGCAGTTTGAAGTCTATCCTAGCGGTACAAACATCATcagatgagaagaaaagatttCAGTTAGGGAAGTCCGTTGTGCAGTTTAAGCAGCAGAAGAAGTTCTTCGATGATATACTGCAGAATCACCTGTCCAAAGTGTATGAGTTAGCCTTGGCCACACATGAAGATCAGGATATAGACCAGTTCAGCTTTGAGACGGGCCCAACGTTGTATCCTTTAAACCAAGTGAACAATGATGTAAACTACGCTCATGATTTCTCATTATCAAATGAGATTGATGATCTAATAAGAGATTTTTTCAGTATAGAACAGATAGACACAATGGAGCCACAATTGGGAGTACCCTCAACTCGAAGAGCCACTGTCATACCAAGTAAAACGCAGGTACCAGAGCCGGAGATGGTACCTTCACAAGGTCATCACACTGAGTCACCACAGCCACGTAAGCTCCAATTGGATCAAGACCAGAACGGTCCACCAAAGAGATACCTGGGCTCTTTGTTTATGCACACAAAGAGGTAA
- the KRE5 gene encoding Kre5p (CAGL0E05412g~Ortholog(s) have UDP-glucose:glycoprotein glucosyltransferase activity): MKYWLLLFLQLTVVRSMAVVVNERAQVWTLLSWLGGNKHEILTGLYPLVSGVDEQAVGAGKLAQECRDIVKGKYNDPDFAALFYKFAQEYPMGYLNDYGVQPGSNFVVLNGENYTEPDKIYYFKSGDLAAQAAVEDATIIDSHDVVIGDATNSDGERLPLVIFYGCPDNEDEYEQFSRTLYLEATENKKLRYVWRSTCVPQKSQDENKFPVGITVTGLQTIENVLNSGIELDLPDRVAQPKAKDLENLVVEELEKLDYKLISAISVFFSTTGHNFVETFKYAKKLCNSLPLIMPQMLKIKEFDTYINESNKSLKKNNIDHNMLGLYVNGQYLKITQTYINSLLHVLRTELDFITGIHETLKKAIPDVSLQNVKRLMDLFSMSSIPNLSFLQPVKVDTHRIQGFSESVIYFNDIEKDIQYEDFSENVEVFFKESKYGILPEFKQNWNELVFVIDFDKIEADVDAREALGGMLRAIQIVQNGYPQRIGLIPFSSSGNKRIIRKIYELKSKKNLEDVVDYLQDILELNFGRESNFKKLPDYDHVRKELSINSTSIIINGNIFPFRKNTWNYLVSHVMKKDVTYIKEELGKLNKQTADDVDIRGLLHLKSLSKRNTKFIKDYFIEAAYTRVNESFLKEISNRVIQNINDTGHNIIHTITLIDDFNTENALIRLKNIVGVKFNGLKFRVIHTGDIGSSSCWNKFYQGKNIVNEVSKIKLNNKCKSSNGVGKYRLPILTKVLPDVSFSELSNGPLLLVNGRVSLMNEEDIPTISDIESLLVHESKRTIDLLYNLEEVFPDFSEKTIEPEFIESLSSFMTKMFYHGANSIEGSLPFSTETSVPRMNLRSLFVANNITTFRQHADEKPVDITLIVDPVEERSQKFLTLANQVMDLPFVNINLILYCTQNITLVPNNRIYFENMSSTTVLKSGGFEYTLDKPWYVRTDEHDKLSGHVLEVHNYAADQMVTIGIVEGERDVCLMLRDSKGNIIDKTTTMRTYGFAELTIPNLGDSYVVESCDSRYRVDSYELNAKSDYTPTDRIHWRTNLPNSLFVKVSKVKEKKEINPDTETVNFFTTIANHEEEEQMKETMLKIIATTGERPVTFYIWDEPSITESFRDYGRLLNKLLPGREIHVEFVKYEWPPWLRPQRFRQKRLAISKLLFLDLLFPSNVSKVLLIGPNMDTYNLTSVYDMTLKRAIAMPKAQGKGYWSEGHWAEKIQKHSLVFHSVEPFILVDLDVLRSLGGGDYLRIHYQQVSADIKSLEVIDQDLLNDIQIEMPIRTLRKSALKTVEVSTREMKKLKSKLIALENDPIDVPESKSKGEDEEQQYFDDEL; the protein is encoded by the coding sequence ATGAAGTACTGGTTGTTGCTGTTTTTGCAGTTGACTGTGGTGCGTTCCATGGCCGTTGTGGTCAATGAGCGTGCGCAGGTGTGGACGCTATTGAGCTGGCTTGGTGGTAATAAGCATGAGATTCTTACAGGTCTGTACCCGCTGGTCTCTGGTGTAGATGAGCAAGCTGTTGGCGCTGGAAAGTTGGCACAAGAGTGTCGCGACATTGTTAAGGGTAAATACAATGACCCTGATTTTGCAGCATTGTTCTACAAGTTTGCTCAGGAGTATCCCATGGGTTATCTCAACGATTATGGAGTTCAACCAGGGTCTAATTTTGTGGTTCTCAATGGTGAAAACTACACCGAACCTGACAAAATATACTATTTCAAATCAGGGGATCTTGCTGCGCAGGCTGCAGTAGAGGATGCCACAATCATTGACTCCCATGATGTTGTAATTGGAGATGCCACTAACTCAGATGGTGAAAGACTGCCATTGGTCATATTCTATGGTTGTCCCGATAATGAGGATGAGTACGAACAGTTTAGTAGAACCCTTTACCTCGAAGCTACtgaaaacaagaaactgAGATATGTCTGGAGAAGCACATGCGTTCCGCAAAAGTCACAAGATGAGAACAAATTCCCTGTTGGTATCACGGTAACAGGCTTGCAAACAATTGAGAATGTTTTAAACTCAGGAATTGAATTGGATCTTCCTGACCGTGTTGCTCAGCCAAAAGCAAAGGATTTAGAAAACCTGGTGGTTGAGGAGCTGGAAAAACTAGATTATAAGCTGATTAGTGCCATCTctgtattcttttcaacTACAGGTCACAATTTTGTTGAAACTTTTAAGTATGCCAAAAAGTTGTGTAATTCATTGCCTCTGATCATGCCACAAATGCTAAAGATAAAGGAATTTGATACATATATCAATGAATCTAATAAgtctttgaaaaagaataatattgacCATAATATGCTTGGTCTTTACGTTAATGGACAGTATTTGAAGATCACTCAGacatatataaatagcCTGTTACATGTCTTGAGGACTGAACTTGACTTCATTACTGGGATTCATGAAACATTAAAGAAAGCTATCCCTGACGTTTCTCTTCAAAATGTGAAAAGGTTAATGGACTTATTCTCTATGTCCTCTATTCCAAATCTGTCGTTTTTACAGCCTGTTAAAGTAGATACCCACAGAATTCAAGGTTTTTCTGAATCTGTGATATATTTCAACGACATAGAAAAAGATATTCAATATGAAGACTTCAGTGAAAACGTTGaagttttcttcaaagaatCCAAGTATGGAATTCTTCCGGAGTTTAAGCAAAACTGGAATGAATTGGTCTTTGTTATTGACTTCGATAAGATTGAGGCCGATGTTGATGCTAGAGAAGCTCTTGGAGGGATGTTGAGAGCAATTCAAATTGTACAAAATGGTTACCCTCAAAGAATTGGTTTGATCCCATTTTCATCCTCtggaaataaaagaattatAAGAAAGATATACGAACTAAAAAGTAAGAAGAACTTGGAGGATGTAGTAGACTATTTGCAAGATATTTTGGAACTAAACTTCGGTAGGGAATCGAATTTTAAAAAACTTCCTGATTATGATCATGTTAGAAAAGAGCTGTCAATTAACTCAACTtctatcatcatcaatggAAATATCTTCCCATTCAGAAAAAATACTTGGAACTACTTGGTTTCACATGTTATGAAAAAGGATGTAACTtatattaaagaagaacttgGGAAACTAAACAAGCAAACAGCTGATGATGTTGATATTAGAGGACTCCTTCATTTAAAGTCGTTATCGAAGAGAAATACTAAATTTATAAAGGACTATTTTATTGAGGCTGCTTATACTAGAGTGAATGAATCCTTTTTAAAAGAGATTAGTAATCGTGTTATACAGAATATTAACGACACTGGTCATAACATAATTCATACGATAACTCTGATTGATGACTTCAATACCGAAAATGCCTTAATAAGATTGAAGAATATTGTAGGTGTCAAATTTAATGGGTTGAAGTTTAGAGTTATTCACACTGGGGATATTGGAAGCAGCTCCTGTTGGAATAAATTTTATCAGGGTAAGAATATTGTCAATGAAgtttcaaaaattaaattgaATAACAAATGCAAATCTTCTAATGGCGTAGGCAAGTATCGCTTGCCTATTTTAACTAAAGTTTTACCAGACGTCAGCTTTTCTGAATTGTCCAACGGTCCACTTTTATTGGTTAATGGGAGGGTCAGCCTTATGAATGAGGAGGACATTCCCACCATATCAGATATCGAGTCTCTCTTAGTTCATGAAAGtaaaagaacaattgacTTACTATATAATTTGGAAGAGGTGTTTCCAGATTTTTCAGAGAAAACTATTGAACCAGAATTCATTGAGTCTCTATCATCCTTCATGACAAAAATGTTTTATCATGGAGCCAACTCGATTGAAGGTTCTCTTCCATTCTCAACTGAGACTTCTGTTCCCAGAATGAATTTGAGATCTTTGTTTGTTGCTAATAATATTACCACTTTCAGACAACATGCAGACGAAAAGCCTGTCGATATTACTTTGATTGTTGATCCCGTTGAAGAAAGATCACAAAAGTTTTTGACATTGGCCAATCAAGTCATGGATTTACCGTTTGTAAATATCAACctgatattatattgtaCTCAGAATATTACACTTGTCCCAAATAACAGAATATATTTCGAAAATATGAGTAGCACGACAGTATTGAAGAGTGGCGGATTTGAATATACTTTGGATAAACCATGGTACGTTAGAACTGATGAGCATGATAAATTATCTGGGCATGTATTGGAAGTTCATAATTATGCAGCAGATCAAATGGTGACAATTGGAATAGTAGAAGGGGAGAGAGATGTTTGTTTGATGCTACGTGATAGTAAAGGTAACATTATTGATAAGACGACCACGATGCGGACTTATGGTTTTGCGGAATTGACTATTCCAAACCTTGGAGATTCATATGTTGTTGAGTCCTGTGACAGTAGATATCGTGTCGATTCGTATGAATTGAATGCGAAATCTGATTATACGCCAACTGATAGAATTCATTGGAGAACAAATTTACCAAACTCTCTCTTTGTCAAGGTCAGTAAggtaaaagaaaagaaggagATTAACCCAGATACAGAAACTGtgaatttttttactaCCATAGCTAATCATGAAGAGGAGGAACAAATGAAGGAGACTATGTTAAAGATAATAGCTACCACCGGGGAACGTCCTGTCACCTTCTATATATGGGATGAACCTAGTATCACAGAGTCATTCAGAGACTATGGGCGTTTGCTGAACAAACTATTACCTGGTAGAGAAATTCACGTGGAATTTGTAAAATACGAATGGCCACCCTGGTTAAGACCTCAACGTTTTAGACAAAAGAGACTGGCTATTTCGAAGTTGCTATTTTTGGACCTATTATTCCCATCCAATGTCTCTAAAGTGCTATTGATAGGTCCAAACATGGATACCTACAACTTAACCTCTGTTTACGACATGACTTTGAAAAGAGCTATTGCAATGCCAAAGGCACAAGGTAAGGGTTATTGGAGTGAAGGTCACTGGGCAGAGAAAATTCAGAAGCACAGTTTAGTCTTCCACTCCGTTGAGCCCTTCATTTTGGTTGATTTAGATGTTTTGAGAAGCCTAGGTGGTGGAGACTACTTGAGAATCCACTACCAGCAAGTCTCTGCGGATATCAAATCCCTAGAAGTTATTGACCAGGATTTACTGAACGACATACAGATAGAAATGCCAATACGTACTTTGAGAAAGAGTGCCTTGAAGACTGTAGAGGTAAGCACAagagaaatgaaaaagCTAAAGAGTAAGCTAATCGCTCTAGAGAACGATCCTATTGACGTACCTGAGAGTAAATCCAAGggtgaagatgaagaacaaCAATACTTTGACGACGAATTATAG